In one Myxococcota bacterium genomic region, the following are encoded:
- a CDS encoding phosphopantetheine-binding protein, whose product MDRAQVDQQVREVVAEHLGLALDGVDLDARVENLANSLELGMMVIAMERHFGVEFDDSALGRVRILRDVADLVDRALA is encoded by the coding sequence GTGGATCGCGCCCAGGTCGACCAGCAGGTTCGCGAAGTCGTCGCCGAGCACCTCGGCCTCGCGCTCGACGGCGTCGACCTCGACGCGCGCGTCGAGAACCTCGCCAACTCGCTCGAGCTCGGCATGATGGTGATCGCGATGGAGCGCCACTTCGGCGTCGAGTTCGACGACAGCGCGCTCGGCCGCGTGCGCATCCTGCGCGACGTCGCGGACCTCGTCGACCGCGCGCTCGCCTAG
- a CDS encoding acyl-CoA dehydrogenase family protein: protein MSTNASARAPAARAPTETIVDWRELDLFHPTPEHRLLADTLREFVAREVEPRAAEHDRAERFDSELFRKAGALGLLGVTIPEAWGGAGLDATAAVQVFETLASSDPGFAFSVLAHSILYAHGVAANGSDEQRARLLPKAVSGEWLCGMAMTEPEGGTDVMAMRTRAERDGDDYVVTGTKTFITNGGTDDGATGDAFVVYAATGRRGITPFVVERGMEGFALGQKWRDKLGVRQSFTAELLFDGVRVPAANRLGEEGFGAMAMIRTLEIERLTLAALSLGIAQRSLDEMVAHASERRSFGVPIREHGQVQRYIGEAFAEYRAARSLVYDAARRLDPASSTSRLDGDAAKLFASQAAKRAADAAIQVLGGYGYMGEYVVSRLWRDAKIVEIAGGTLEAHHRNIALGLARAPGLVRE from the coding sequence TTGTCGACCAACGCGAGCGCGCGCGCGCCGGCCGCGCGCGCGCCGACGGAGACGATCGTGGACTGGCGCGAGCTCGACCTCTTCCACCCGACGCCCGAGCACCGCCTGCTCGCCGACACGCTGCGCGAGTTCGTCGCGCGCGAGGTCGAGCCGCGCGCCGCCGAGCACGACCGCGCCGAGCGCTTCGATTCCGAGCTCTTCCGCAAGGCGGGTGCACTCGGACTGCTGGGCGTCACGATCCCCGAGGCCTGGGGCGGAGCGGGCCTCGACGCGACCGCGGCGGTGCAGGTCTTCGAGACGCTCGCCTCGTCGGACCCGGGCTTCGCCTTCTCGGTCCTCGCGCACTCCATCCTCTACGCGCACGGCGTCGCCGCGAACGGGAGCGACGAGCAGCGCGCGCGCCTGCTCCCGAAGGCCGTCTCGGGCGAGTGGCTCTGCGGCATGGCCATGACCGAGCCCGAGGGCGGCACCGACGTCATGGCGATGCGCACGCGCGCCGAGCGCGACGGCGACGACTACGTCGTCACGGGCACGAAGACCTTCATCACGAACGGCGGCACGGACGACGGCGCGACCGGCGACGCCTTCGTCGTCTACGCCGCGACCGGGCGCCGCGGCATCACGCCCTTCGTCGTCGAGCGCGGCATGGAGGGCTTCGCGCTCGGCCAGAAGTGGCGCGACAAGCTCGGCGTCCGCCAGTCCTTCACGGCCGAGCTGCTCTTCGACGGCGTGCGCGTGCCCGCCGCGAACCGCCTCGGCGAAGAGGGCTTCGGCGCGATGGCGATGATCCGCACGCTCGAGATCGAGCGGCTCACGCTCGCCGCCCTGTCGCTCGGCATCGCGCAGCGCTCGCTCGACGAGATGGTCGCGCACGCGAGCGAGCGCAGGAGCTTCGGCGTTCCCATCCGCGAGCACGGGCAGGTGCAGCGCTACATCGGCGAGGCGTTCGCGGAGTATCGCGCCGCGCGCTCGCTCGTCTACGACGCCGCGCGACGCCTCGACCCGGCGTCGTCGACGAGCCGACTCGACGGCGACGCCGCGAAGCTCTTCGCGTCGCAGGCCGCGAAGCGCGCCGCCGACGCCGCCATCCAGGTGCTCGGCGGCTACGGCTACATGGGCGAGTACGTCGTCTCGCGCCTGTGGCGCGACGCGAAGATCGTCGAGATCGCGGGCGGCACGCTCGAGGCCCACCACCGCAACATCGCGCTCGGCCTCGCGCGCGCGCCGGGGCTCGTGCGGGAGTAG
- a CDS encoding ceramidase domain-containing protein — protein sequence MPALAPPLAPGCPWSGFTPPNLDWCERELCAWIVNPADTWSNVAYLVGALVMWRLARGRADLAHFAPASALVGVFSFAYHMSYTWMLQFFDFVGMFVFCFLVLARNAVRLGHVAPGRERAVWLGGTALASACVPPLFWSGAPIQATVFVLIVASIAQEAVLWRRGPRAGYAAYAAAIALLAAAAAFSAADLSRAWCDPDDHWIQGHAIWHVLSAASLVALLVFYARRPAPGPASSASR from the coding sequence GTGCCGGCCCTCGCCCCTCCGCTCGCTCCCGGCTGCCCGTGGAGCGGGTTCACGCCGCCGAACCTCGACTGGTGCGAGCGCGAGCTCTGCGCCTGGATCGTGAACCCCGCCGACACCTGGTCGAACGTCGCCTACCTCGTCGGCGCGCTCGTCATGTGGCGGCTCGCGCGCGGGCGCGCCGACCTCGCGCACTTCGCGCCCGCCTCCGCGCTCGTCGGCGTCTTCTCGTTCGCGTACCACATGTCCTACACGTGGATGCTGCAGTTCTTCGACTTCGTCGGGATGTTCGTGTTCTGCTTCCTCGTGCTGGCGCGCAACGCCGTGCGGCTCGGCCACGTGGCGCCCGGGCGCGAGCGCGCCGTCTGGCTCGGCGGGACGGCGCTCGCGAGCGCGTGCGTGCCGCCGCTCTTCTGGTCGGGCGCGCCGATCCAGGCCACCGTGTTCGTGCTGATCGTCGCGTCGATCGCGCAGGAGGCCGTGCTGTGGCGGCGCGGCCCGCGCGCAGGCTATGCGGCGTACGCGGCGGCGATCGCGCTGCTCGCCGCGGCGGCCGCGTTCTCGGCCGCCGACCTCTCGCGCGCGTGGTGCGACCCCGACGACCACTGGATCCAGGGACACGCGATCTGGCACGTGCTGTCGGCCGCGTCGCTCGTCGCGCTGCTCGTGTTCTACGCGCGGCGGCCCGCGCCCGGGCCCGCGAGCAGCGCGTCGCGGTAG
- a CDS encoding fatty acyl-AMP ligase, protein MTLDRAPAPLDVLDTAPTLTAALRALVEARPDATALVVLDRRGRERAVKLADLWRRAGAYRAHFAALGLAPGEVVVLVLPTGTDLIEAYFGAVLAGGIPALLSTPQRRIADPDVFTRRVAHVVANSTPRALVCPPDVAAMFAGERAALLGATRVVLPEDVRDATDAGASPPAPHDPRPDELATMQYSSGTTGTPKGVLVTHAAVMADLRGMARALALGPDDVGVNWIPLFHDMGLFGAFLLPLLAGCRTVLIPTEEFMRDPGCWLRAIASQRGTFSWAPNLAYALCATRLSDRDLAGLDLSSWRMAMNGSEPVLASTLDAFAQRMAPYGFAPEAMSPAWGLAEATVLGTVHPPGEPPRCEVLDRTALARDDRAVPVAGDGVQVVSVGRPIPGCELEVRDASGRALPDRGVGELWLRGPSVFAGYHRDAERTARTLVDGWLRTGDRAYLVDGYLYFVAREKDLIVIGGEKYVPDDVENAINRVPGVRIGCAVAFGLLDEAAGTEAIAAVVETRETEPRALAVLERAIADAVLGATGVALRHLLLVAPDGVEKTTGGKLSRSATRERYRDALLAGPGAGRRA, encoded by the coding sequence ATGACGCTCGACCGCGCGCCCGCCCCGCTCGACGTGCTCGACACGGCCCCGACGCTGACGGCCGCGCTGCGCGCGCTCGTCGAGGCGCGCCCCGACGCGACGGCGCTCGTCGTGCTCGACCGCCGCGGCCGCGAGCGCGCCGTGAAGCTCGCCGACCTCTGGCGCCGCGCGGGCGCCTATCGCGCGCACTTCGCGGCCCTCGGCCTCGCGCCCGGCGAGGTCGTCGTGCTCGTGCTGCCGACGGGCACGGACCTGATCGAGGCCTACTTCGGCGCCGTGCTCGCCGGCGGCATCCCGGCGCTGCTCTCGACGCCGCAGCGCCGCATCGCCGACCCCGACGTGTTCACGCGCCGCGTCGCGCACGTCGTCGCGAACTCGACGCCGCGCGCGCTCGTGTGCCCGCCGGACGTCGCCGCGATGTTCGCGGGCGAGCGCGCCGCGCTCCTCGGCGCGACGCGCGTCGTGCTGCCGGAGGACGTGCGCGACGCGACGGACGCCGGCGCGTCGCCGCCCGCGCCGCACGACCCGCGCCCCGACGAGCTCGCCACGATGCAGTACTCGTCGGGCACGACGGGGACGCCGAAGGGCGTGCTCGTCACGCACGCCGCCGTGATGGCCGACCTGCGCGGCATGGCGCGCGCGCTCGCGCTCGGGCCCGACGACGTCGGCGTGAACTGGATCCCGCTCTTCCACGACATGGGCCTGTTCGGCGCGTTCCTGCTGCCGCTCCTCGCCGGCTGTCGCACGGTGCTGATCCCGACCGAGGAGTTCATGCGCGACCCCGGCTGCTGGCTGCGCGCGATCGCGTCGCAGCGCGGCACGTTCTCGTGGGCGCCGAACCTCGCGTATGCGCTCTGCGCGACGCGCCTCTCGGACCGCGACCTCGCGGGCCTCGACCTCTCGAGCTGGCGGATGGCGATGAACGGCTCGGAGCCCGTGCTCGCGAGCACGCTCGACGCGTTCGCACAGCGCATGGCGCCCTACGGATTCGCGCCCGAGGCGATGAGCCCGGCGTGGGGGCTCGCCGAGGCGACGGTGCTCGGCACCGTGCACCCGCCGGGCGAGCCGCCGCGCTGCGAGGTGCTCGACCGCACCGCGCTCGCGCGCGACGACCGCGCCGTTCCGGTCGCCGGCGACGGGGTGCAGGTCGTGTCGGTGGGGCGGCCCATTCCGGGCTGCGAGCTCGAGGTGCGCGACGCGAGCGGCCGCGCGCTGCCGGACCGCGGCGTCGGCGAGCTCTGGCTGCGCGGCCCGTCCGTCTTCGCGGGCTACCACCGCGACGCCGAGCGCACCGCGCGCACGCTCGTCGACGGCTGGCTGCGCACGGGCGACCGCGCCTATCTCGTCGACGGCTACCTCTACTTCGTCGCGCGCGAGAAGGATCTGATCGTGATCGGCGGCGAGAAGTACGTGCCCGACGACGTCGAGAACGCGATCAACCGCGTGCCCGGCGTGCGGATCGGATGCGCGGTGGCGTTCGGCCTGCTCGACGAGGCCGCGGGCACCGAGGCGATCGCGGCCGTCGTCGAGACGCGCGAGACCGAGCCGCGCGCGCTCGCCGTGCTCGAGCGCGCGATCGCGGACGCCGTGCTCGGCGCGACGGGCGTCGCGCTGCGCCACCTCCTGCTCGTGGCGCCCGACGGCGTCGAGAAGACGACGGGCGGCAAGCTCTCGCGCAGCGCGACGCGCGAGCGCTACCGCGACGCGCTGCTCGCGGGCCCGGGCGCGGGCCGCCGCGCGTAG